The proteins below come from a single Oscillospiraceae bacterium genomic window:
- a CDS encoding flavodoxin: MSKIAVIYWSGTGNTEAMADLVASAAAAAGASVDKFTASEFNTASAGDYTGFALGCPAMGAEQLEESEFEPMYQALRGSLSGKPVGLFGSYGWGDGEWLRTWAEDAEAAGARMVVEPVMANGSPDGDAEAACAALGTALANA; the protein is encoded by the coding sequence ATGAGCAAAATTGCAGTTATTTATTGGAGCGGCACCGGCAACACTGAGGCCATGGCAGATCTGGTTGCCAGCGCAGCGGCTGCCGCCGGTGCTTCCGTGGATAAGTTCACTGCGTCCGAGTTCAACACTGCCTCCGCCGGTGATTACACCGGCTTTGCACTGGGCTGCCCCGCCATGGGTGCCGAGCAGCTGGAGGAGAGCGAGTTTGAGCCGATGTATCAGGCGCTGCGCGGTTCGCTGAGCGGCAAGCCCGTTGGGCTGTTCGGCTCCTACGGCTGGGGCGATGGCGAGTGGCTCCGCACCTGGGCCGAGGATGCCGAGGCTGCCGGTGCCCGCATGGTCGTTGAGCCGGTCATGGCCAACGGCTCCCCCGATGGCGATGCCGAGGCCGCCTGCGCTGCCTTGGGTACGGCACTGGCCAACGCCTGA
- a CDS encoding DUF3793 family protein, with product MQERTYATTSPRSFACDLATLCAPTLAGLKPASLFRYQPAPGQDAAAMAAAWHTELSPRGVTVQVLKQCPRTGAVLVYVYRPARVAKLLADDRTLAFLTGEGYTPGTADELLAQLAERLCCEQDFPHEIGVFLGYPLADVIGFIQNRGKNFTACGYWKVYTDPAAAQAEFDRYKKCERIYARCYYNGTPISRLTVAA from the coding sequence ATGCAGGAACGCACCTACGCTACCACCAGTCCGCGCAGCTTCGCCTGTGATCTTGCCACGCTGTGCGCCCCCACGCTGGCAGGGCTCAAGCCCGCCAGCCTCTTTCGTTACCAGCCCGCCCCCGGGCAGGATGCCGCCGCTATGGCGGCCGCATGGCATACGGAGCTGTCCCCCCGCGGAGTCACTGTGCAGGTGCTCAAGCAGTGTCCGCGCACAGGGGCTGTCCTTGTCTATGTCTACCGCCCCGCGCGGGTGGCAAAGCTGTTGGCGGATGACCGCACGCTGGCATTTCTGACAGGGGAGGGCTACACCCCCGGCACAGCGGACGAGCTGCTGGCGCAGCTGGCCGAGCGGCTCTGCTGTGAGCAGGATTTCCCGCATGAGATCGGCGTTTTTCTGGGCTACCCGCTGGCGGATGTCATCGGGTTCATCCAAAACCGCGGCAAAAACTTTACTGCGTGCGGCTACTGGAAGGTCTACACCGACCCGGCCGCTGCGCAGGCGGAGTTTGACCGCTACAAAAAGTGCGAGCGCATCTACGCCCGCTGCTATTACAACGGCACCCCGATCAGCCGGCTGACCGTAGCCGCCTGA
- a CDS encoding rubrerythrin family protein, which yields MELRGSKTEKNLWEAFAGESQARNKYTLFAAKARQDGYEQIGAIFDDTADNERAHAKIWFELLMENGEIPDTLTCLKMAAAGENEEHTSMYPRMAAEAKEEGFTQIAALFKKVAAIEKDHEERYKALAVNIEAGKVFAREHEQVWQCRNCGFVYIGRHAPAKCPVCTHPRSYFELKSSNY from the coding sequence ATGGAACTGAGAGGCAGCAAGACCGAGAAAAACCTGTGGGAGGCATTTGCAGGCGAGAGTCAGGCCCGCAACAAATACACGCTCTTTGCCGCCAAGGCGCGGCAGGACGGCTACGAACAGATCGGTGCAATCTTTGATGACACCGCCGACAATGAGCGTGCGCACGCCAAGATCTGGTTTGAGCTGTTGATGGAGAACGGCGAGATCCCCGACACGCTGACCTGCCTGAAGATGGCCGCCGCGGGCGAGAACGAGGAGCACACCTCGATGTACCCGCGCATGGCCGCCGAGGCAAAGGAGGAGGGCTTTACCCAGATCGCCGCCCTGTTCAAGAAGGTTGCCGCTATCGAAAAAGATCATGAAGAGCGCTACAAGGCTCTCGCCGTCAACATTGAGGCCGGTAAGGTCTTTGCGCGCGAGCATGAGCAGGTCTGGCAGTGCCGCAACTGCGGGTTTGTCTATATCGGCCGCCATGCCCCCGCCAAATGCCCCGTCTGCACCCATCCCAGAAGCTATTTTGAACTGAAAAGCAGCAATTATTGA
- a CDS encoding transcriptional repressor translates to MTRQRALILGIMREKCPEHLTADEIFCHARQAMPHIARGTVYRNLKLMELDGEIGHLEMPDGPDRYDANPSPHGHLLCESCGELADLPVVGLIRDIEAAIGTEVRGYTLTIRYICPKCRAKNAQ, encoded by the coding sequence ATGACCCGCCAACGCGCCCTGATTTTGGGTATCATGCGCGAAAAATGCCCGGAACATCTGACCGCTGACGAAATCTTCTGCCATGCGCGGCAGGCCATGCCGCACATTGCGCGCGGCACTGTGTACCGCAACCTGAAATTGATGGAGCTGGACGGCGAGATCGGCCATCTGGAAATGCCCGACGGCCCCGACCGCTACGATGCCAACCCCAGCCCCCACGGCCACCTGCTGTGTGAGAGCTGCGGCGAGCTGGCAGACCTGCCGGTCGTGGGGCTGATCCGCGATATTGAGGCCGCCATCGGCACCGAGGTCCGCGGCTACACGCTGACGATCCGGTATATCTGCCCCAAATGCCGTGCCAAAAACGCGCAGTGA
- a CDS encoding acyltransferase family protein, which yields MAKQRDPVLDSMRGIGIVLMVLGHSGFPGTDYIYLFHMALFFMLSGWFFSLRGGLVHFVRRKLVTLWLPFVAANTVFTVCNNLFLRLNILTADARIAEIPGNSVTAPVSIKDIIGRTVHWCVFDGGTQLGGAMWFIQALFQISLLYAVMEVLLQKLLHGGDTLIAQGLLSGVLLWVGWHCNQVGWNVWGLGIAASCYWMFYLGTVLRRTARSEVRPLYRAAAGAAAFVLLLVLRRLGSVGLAGNGYTNPAFLLLASMAGWVLVRSAACLTAPLPRVSAVLGYLGRATMPIVILHFLSFKLVTWLGLLATGGESYLLAAFPVYFTGGVWWLAYTAAGLALPLAADAVYKKIKNAVLAH from the coding sequence ATGGCAAAGCAGCGCGACCCTGTACTAGATAGTATGCGCGGCATCGGCATTGTGCTTATGGTGCTGGGACATTCCGGGTTTCCGGGCACGGATTATATTTATTTATTCCACATGGCGCTGTTTTTTATGCTCAGCGGGTGGTTTTTCAGCCTGCGCGGCGGGCTGGTACATTTTGTCAGGCGCAAGCTGGTGACCCTCTGGCTGCCCTTTGTGGCGGCCAACACGGTATTTACGGTCTGCAATAACCTTTTTCTGCGGCTGAACATCCTGACGGCGGATGCGCGGATCGCGGAGATCCCGGGCAACAGTGTCACAGCACCGGTGAGCATCAAGGACATCATCGGCCGCACGGTACACTGGTGCGTGTTTGACGGCGGTACCCAGCTGGGCGGCGCGATGTGGTTCATACAGGCGCTGTTCCAAATCTCACTATTGTACGCTGTCATGGAGGTTTTGCTGCAAAAGCTGCTGCATGGCGGCGATACGCTGATTGCGCAGGGGCTGCTTTCCGGCGTGCTGCTCTGGGTCGGCTGGCACTGTAATCAGGTCGGCTGGAATGTCTGGGGGCTGGGTATTGCGGCCAGCTGCTACTGGATGTTCTACCTTGGCACGGTGCTGCGCCGCACTGCGCGGTCGGAGGTGCGCCCGCTGTACCGGGCGGCTGCTGGCGCAGCGGCCTTTGTTCTGCTGCTGGTGCTGCGGCGGCTCGGCTCGGTCGGGCTGGCGGGCAACGGCTATACCAACCCGGCGTTTTTGCTGTTGGCCAGCATGGCTGGCTGGGTGCTGGTGCGCAGCGCCGCCTGCCTGACGGCCCCCCTGCCCCGCGTCAGCGCCGTGCTTGGCTATCTGGGCCGCGCCACGATGCCGATTGTGATCCTGCATTTTTTGAGCTTCAAGCTTGTGACATGGCTGGGCCTGCTGGCTACAGGCGGGGAGAGTTACCTGCTGGCGGCTTTCCCCGTCTATTTTACCGGCGGTGTCTGGTGGCTGGCCTACACGGCTGCCGGTCTGGCCCTGCCGCTGGCGGCAGATGCGGTGTACAAGAAAATAAAAAATGCCGTCTTAGCGCATTGA
- a CDS encoding RNA polymerase sigma factor has product MQNEQDLEKLVHAHTAALLRYCTGLLGCEADAQDAVQKTFIKAWQQRHTLRHDGTDNERAWLYRIAYRTSLDMLRAIKRAAAYPTPEPLKQDPGISEELRAALNTLAPLDRALILERVLDGLDYAALACIHGRPAAYLRTRYHRAKKQLAQRLKEGEHYEV; this is encoded by the coding sequence ATGCAAAACGAACAGGATTTAGAAAAGCTCGTACATGCCCATACCGCTGCACTGCTGCGGTACTGCACTGGCCTGCTGGGGTGCGAGGCCGACGCACAGGATGCTGTGCAGAAAACCTTCATCAAGGCGTGGCAGCAGCGCCACACGCTGCGCCATGACGGCACCGACAACGAGCGCGCGTGGCTCTACCGCATCGCCTACCGCACCTCGCTTGACATGCTGCGGGCAATCAAACGCGCGGCGGCCTACCCCACCCCGGAGCCGTTGAAGCAGGACCCCGGCATCAGCGAAGAGCTGCGCGCGGCGCTGAACACGCTGGCCCCGCTGGATCGGGCCCTGATCTTAGAGCGTGTGCTGGACGGGCTGGATTACGCCGCACTGGCGTGCATTCACGGACGGCCCGCCGCCTATCTGCGCACACGCTACCACCGCGCCAAAAAGCAGCTGGCGCAGCGATTGAAGGAGGGGGAGCACTATGAAGTATGA
- a CDS encoding citrate/2-methylcitrate synthase, giving the protein MSDYAAIEKEARIFTEECVTNNRIDPELFAQYDIKRGLRDKNGKGVLAGITNISRIDAFEERDGQKIPCEGKLWYRGYNVYDLIRGLRGKRYAFEGAAYLLLLGDLPDAAQLESFNSCLTKCRALPTNFVRDVIMKAPSHDLMNSLTRSVLTLASYDDDIGKTDLQTQLEQCIKLISVFPMLAVYGYHAYNYYECGGSMYIHRPDPSLSTAENLLKMLRPDQKYTDLEAHVLDIALLLHMEHGGGNNSTFTTRVVTSSGSDTYSVVAAALSSLKGPKHGGANIKVMQMMDDIRTHVTDPLDEDAMSDYLGRIVDRQAFDQKGLIYGMGHAVYSLSDPRAVVFKSFVHQLADAKGRSRDFEYYNTIERLAPKVIAEKRHIYKGVSTNVDFYSGFVYDMLGIPVELYTPIFAIARIVGWSAHRMEELVNVDKIIRPAYQSIMQTREYVPLEER; this is encoded by the coding sequence ATGAGCGATTACGCAGCCATCGAAAAGGAAGCCCGCATCTTTACCGAGGAATGTGTCACCAACAACCGCATTGACCCGGAGCTTTTTGCCCAGTACGATATAAAACGCGGTCTGCGCGATAAAAACGGCAAGGGCGTACTGGCGGGTATCACCAACATCTCCCGCATTGATGCCTTTGAGGAGCGGGACGGCCAAAAGATTCCCTGCGAGGGCAAGCTTTGGTATCGTGGCTACAATGTCTACGACCTGATCCGCGGCCTGCGCGGCAAGCGCTACGCCTTCGAGGGTGCGGCCTACCTGCTTTTGCTGGGTGACCTGCCCGATGCTGCGCAGCTGGAAAGCTTTAACAGCTGCCTGACCAAATGCCGTGCCCTGCCCACAAACTTTGTGCGCGATGTCATTATGAAGGCCCCCAGCCATGACCTGATGAACTCGCTGACCCGCAGTGTGCTGACGCTGGCCAGCTATGACGATGACATCGGCAAGACTGACCTGCAGACCCAGCTTGAGCAGTGCATCAAGCTCATCAGCGTATTCCCGATGCTGGCGGTCTACGGCTATCACGCCTACAATTATTATGAGTGCGGCGGCAGCATGTACATCCACCGCCCGGACCCGAGCCTTTCCACGGCGGAAAACCTGCTGAAGATGCTGCGCCCCGACCAGAAATATACCGATCTGGAGGCGCATGTCCTCGATATAGCGCTGCTTTTGCACATGGAGCATGGCGGCGGCAACAACTCCACCTTCACGACCCGCGTTGTCACCTCGTCCGGGTCGGACACCTACTCGGTCGTTGCGGCGGCGCTGTCCAGCCTCAAGGGCCCCAAGCACGGCGGCGCCAATATCAAGGTCATGCAGATGATGGATGACATCCGCACCCATGTCACTGACCCGCTCGATGAGGATGCCATGTCCGATTACCTCGGCCGCATCGTGGACCGGCAGGCCTTTGACCAGAAGGGCCTGATCTACGGCATGGGCCATGCGGTCTACTCACTGAGCGACCCGCGCGCGGTCGTGTTCAAGAGCTTTGTCCACCAGCTGGCCGATGCCAAGGGCCGCAGCCGCGATTTTGAGTATTACAACACGATCGAGCGGCTGGCTCCCAAGGTCATTGCCGAGAAACGCCACATTTACAAGGGCGTTTCCACCAATGTAGACTTCTATTCCGGCTTTGTGTATGACATGCTGGGCATCCCGGTCGAGCTGTACACCCCTATCTTTGCGATTGCGCGCATCGTGGGCTGGTCTGCCCACCGGATGGAGGAGCTTGTCAATGTGGACAAGATCATCCGCCCCGCCTACCAGAGCATCATGCAAACAAGGGAGTATGTGCCGCTGGAGGAAAGATAA
- a CDS encoding alpha-amylase family glycosyl hydrolase, with protein MSCTARPTACGPSPLPGNLHGTYYLYRVYFPDGRMQEVVDPYARSTGANGQRGMVLDLTRAAPEGWDADARPVIPPHARSVWEVHVADFSADARSGVRPEWRGKFMGFTQPDTTLDGDGAHPTCLNYLKGLGVSHVQLQPIFDYATVDETRPDGGYNWGYDPQNYNVPEGSFATDPFHGEVRVRECRAMVAALHRAGLGVIMDVVYNHTYYSESCLERTVPGYWNRRWPNDSMTNGLRLRLRPCQRAPHGAQIHRGFGAVLGQNLPHRRLPL; from the coding sequence ATGAGCTGCACCGCGAGGCCGACGGCGTGTGGGCCATCACCCCTGCCGGGCAACCTGCACGGGACCTACTATCTCTACCGCGTCTACTTCCCGGACGGCCGCATGCAGGAGGTCGTGGATCCCTACGCGCGCAGCACCGGTGCCAACGGTCAGCGCGGCATGGTGCTGGATCTGACCCGGGCCGCCCCCGAGGGCTGGGACGCAGACGCGCGCCCCGTCATACCGCCCCACGCCCGCAGCGTGTGGGAGGTGCATGTGGCAGACTTCTCCGCCGATGCGCGCAGCGGTGTGCGCCCCGAATGGCGCGGGAAATTCATGGGCTTTACCCAGCCCGACACCACGCTGGACGGTGACGGCGCGCATCCGACCTGCCTGAACTACCTGAAGGGGCTGGGCGTCAGCCATGTGCAGCTGCAGCCGATCTTTGACTACGCCACCGTGGACGAAACTCGCCCTGACGGCGGCTATAACTGGGGCTATGACCCCCAAAACTACAATGTGCCGGAGGGCAGCTTTGCCACAGATCCGTTCCACGGCGAGGTTCGCGTGCGCGAGTGCCGCGCCATGGTGGCAGCCCTGCACCGCGCGGGGCTGGGCGTTATCATGGATGTGGTCTACAACCACACCTATTACAGTGAAAGCTGCCTTGAGCGGACAGTCCCCGGCTACTGGAACCGCCGCTGGCCCAACGACAGCATGACCAATGGGCTCCGGCTGCGGCTGCGACCTTGCCAGCGAGCGCCCCATGGTGCGCAAATTCATCGTGGATTCGGTGCTGTACTGGGCCAAAACCTACCACATCGACGGCTTCCGCTTTGA
- a CDS encoding EamA family transporter, which yields MWFVFALLSAVFAALTSILAKIGIEGVASNLATAIRTVVVLVMSWGMVFLTNTQGGITGISRKSWLFLILSGLATGASWLCYYRALQIGDASKVVPIDKLSVVITLVLAFVFLHEQFTVKSLLGCALIGAGTLLMVL from the coding sequence ATGTGGTTCGTCTTTGCACTGCTGAGTGCTGTCTTTGCGGCGCTCACATCCATACTGGCTAAAATCGGCATCGAGGGGGTTGCCTCCAATCTGGCAACGGCCATCCGCACAGTGGTAGTCCTTGTCATGTCGTGGGGCATGGTGTTTCTCACTAACACACAGGGCGGCATTACCGGGATCAGCCGTAAAAGCTGGCTGTTTCTGATCCTCTCGGGCCTTGCGACCGGTGCCTCGTGGCTGTGCTACTACCGCGCGCTCCAGATTGGGGACGCCTCCAAGGTCGTGCCGATTGACAAGCTGAGCGTTGTCATCACGCTGGTGCTGGCCTTCGTCTTTCTGCATGAGCAGTTCACCGTCAAATCGCTGCTGGGTTGCGCACTCATCGGCGCAGGCACGCTGCTGATGGTTTTGTGA
- a CDS encoding YggS family pyridoxal phosphate-dependent enzyme, whose protein sequence is MIPQAQKQQMAEAVAHIRETMAAAARAAGRDPAQIKLCAACKTRTVEEVRCSADLPIDLFGENHVQELVEKTDAGAYNGKPGHFIGHLQTNKVNKVVGRAALIQSVDSTRLLDKIDTAAARLGLVQDILVEINIGEETSKSGVDADSLFPLLEAAAAKQNLRLRGLMAIPPADADDNETRRFFARMRELLAKADAQHYDRAQMDILSMGMSHDYAAAIAEGATIVRVGTAIYGARDYSKKA, encoded by the coding sequence ATGATCCCGCAAGCACAAAAGCAGCAGATGGCCGAAGCCGTTGCCCATATCCGCGAGACAATGGCTGCGGCCGCCAGAGCTGCCGGCCGCGACCCGGCGCAGATAAAGCTCTGCGCCGCCTGCAAGACCCGCACGGTCGAGGAGGTGCGCTGCAGCGCCGACCTGCCCATTGACCTTTTCGGTGAAAACCATGTGCAGGAGCTGGTTGAGAAAACCGATGCCGGTGCCTACAACGGCAAGCCGGGGCATTTTATCGGCCATCTGCAGACCAACAAGGTCAACAAGGTCGTGGGCCGCGCCGCCCTGATCCAAAGCGTGGACAGCACGCGGCTGTTGGACAAGATCGACACCGCTGCCGCCCGTCTGGGGCTGGTGCAGGACATCCTTGTGGAGATCAACATCGGTGAGGAAACAAGCAAGAGCGGCGTGGACGCCGACAGCCTGTTCCCCCTGCTGGAGGCCGCTGCCGCTAAACAGAATCTGCGGCTGCGCGGGCTGATGGCGATCCCGCCTGCAGATGCCGATGACAACGAGACCCGCCGCTTTTTTGCACGGATGCGCGAGCTGCTGGCCAAGGCTGATGCGCAGCACTATGACCGCGCACAGATGGACATCCTCTCGATGGGGATGAGCCACGATTACGCCGCCGCCATTGCCGAGGGTGCCACCATTGTCCGTGTGGGCACCGCCATCTACGGCGCGCGGGATTACAGCAAAAAGGCATAA